Proteins from a single region of Nitrososphaerota archaeon:
- the lipA gene encoding lipoyl synthase, translating to MNLLAEPKPRWLTIEPPGGETYQDLKGLFKRLNLHTVCEEAHCPNIHECWGGGTATLMLMGDVCSRACRFCMVTPGKPQGVIDALEPENVAFALSQMGLTYVVLTSVDRDDLPDGGASHFARTIRLVKEKNPRTLVEVLIPDFQGDLQDLRKVVEARPDVIAHNIETTMTLTGKVRDPRATYWQSLSVLRNVKKLDPRVFTKSSVMVGLGESEEEVAQAMTHLRLAGVDFLTVGQYLRPSARHVRVEEYVPPDRFERYRSIGEGLGFLYVASGPLVRSSYRAGELFVRRAVEKDRKGHQSYMGAAAESHA from the coding sequence CTGAACTTGCTAGCCGAACCGAAACCCAGGTGGCTCACCATAGAGCCTCCGGGCGGGGAAACCTACCAGGACCTCAAGGGACTCTTCAAGCGCCTGAACCTCCACACGGTCTGCGAGGAGGCACACTGCCCAAACATCCATGAGTGCTGGGGGGGCGGGACCGCCACCCTCATGCTGATGGGGGACGTCTGCTCTCGCGCCTGCAGGTTCTGCATGGTCACGCCCGGGAAGCCTCAGGGGGTAATCGACGCGTTAGAGCCAGAGAACGTAGCGTTTGCCTTGTCGCAGATGGGGCTGACCTACGTTGTTCTCACGTCCGTCGACAGGGACGACCTGCCTGACGGAGGTGCTTCTCACTTCGCCAGGACCATCAGGCTTGTGAAAGAGAAGAATCCACGGACCCTAGTCGAGGTCCTGATTCCTGACTTTCAGGGGGACTTGCAAGACCTGAGGAAAGTGGTCGAAGCACGGCCTGACGTAATCGCCCATAACATCGAAACGACAATGACTCTCACGGGCAAGGTGAGGGACCCACGGGCGACCTACTGGCAATCCCTCTCCGTCCTGAGGAACGTAAAGAAACTCGACCCCCGCGTCTTCACGAAGTCGTCCGTCATGGTGGGGCTGGGGGAGTCTGAGGAGGAGGTGGCTCAGGCCATGACGCACCTGAGGTTGGCAGGGGTCGATTTCCTCACCGTAGGTCAGTATCTCAGGCCGTCAGCGAGGCACGTCAGGGTGGAGGAGTACGTTCCCCCAGACAGGTTCGAGCGCTACAGGTCCATTGGGGAGGGGCTGGGGTTCCTTTATGTCGCGTCAGGCCCTCTTGTGAGGAGCAGTTACCGGGCCGGCGAACTCTTCGTCAGAAGAGCGGTCGAAAAGGACCGGAAGGGACACCAATCTTATATGGGCGCCGCGGCCGAAAGTCACGCTTGA
- a CDS encoding pyruvate dehydrogenase (acetyl-transferring) E1 component subunit alpha, which produces MTEADSLKSAGTDAVPRIFSEADFRFTDAKDFLFQRLTPDGTIRGKDPNLSSETLKRMYEQLVFGRLFDDKATNLSTLREIGTYAPGKGQEAAQVGPVNALEKQDWYVPMYRDSAGMLAFGMPALKLLLYWGGDERGMQIPENLNMLPLAVPVATQLPHAAGLAMAKRLEGEKSVAYVVTGDGGTSKADFHEALNFAGVNKLPVVFGVENNQWALSVKRSAQTASKTIAQKAVAYGFEGILVDGNDAIASYEATKYAVDKARRGGGPTLIEYSTYRMGPHTTAELVSNKLKAPDEVVDWEKRGPIVRFEKYLRSRGLLDDRSKEVVAESAQARLSDAIAAYRNTPPSEPSTIFDYTFSALTQALVAEKSERFGTEPRPVESAPEPTATGGRQGVNIRNAVNMALREGMQRDKRVVIFGEDVAKNGGVFQVTRGLYDEFGPDRVFDTPLAELGIAGIFVGLSLGGLVPVAEFQFDGFTFPAFDQIFSHIARMRNRTRGRFAARGVIRFPYGAGIRPPELHSESPEAYFVHTPGLKVVVPSTPYDAKGLLASALVDPDPVVFMEPKKIYDSPKAEVPEEEYMIPIGKAKVTREGRDVTLVSYGAMMIPTTQAAEELQAEQSVSAEVVDLRTVSPIDFNTVLGSVRKTGRLVVVHEAPRTAGVGAEVAATVAERALDYLRAPIRRMTGFDIPIPLAKLEDYYIPSKEGIAKAALELVRY; this is translated from the coding sequence TTGACAGAAGCAGACTCTCTGAAGAGCGCGGGGACTGACGCCGTCCCTAGGATTTTCAGCGAGGCGGACTTCAGATTCACAGACGCCAAGGACTTCCTGTTCCAGAGGCTGACGCCAGACGGCACCATCAGAGGGAAGGACCCCAACCTTTCATCCGAGACCCTGAAGAGAATGTACGAGCAGCTCGTCTTCGGGAGGCTTTTCGACGACAAGGCGACCAACCTCTCCACGCTGAGAGAGATTGGGACCTACGCGCCGGGGAAGGGGCAGGAGGCAGCGCAGGTCGGACCTGTGAACGCGCTCGAAAAACAGGACTGGTACGTCCCGATGTACAGGGACTCGGCAGGGATGCTCGCATTCGGCATGCCTGCGCTCAAACTCCTCCTGTACTGGGGGGGAGATGAAAGAGGGATGCAGATACCCGAAAACCTGAACATGCTTCCTCTCGCGGTCCCGGTCGCGACGCAGCTCCCACATGCAGCAGGGCTGGCCATGGCTAAGCGCCTCGAAGGAGAGAAGTCGGTGGCTTACGTGGTGACCGGAGACGGCGGAACGTCGAAGGCAGACTTCCACGAGGCCCTGAACTTCGCAGGGGTCAACAAGCTCCCTGTAGTCTTCGGAGTCGAGAACAACCAGTGGGCCCTATCCGTGAAGAGAAGCGCCCAGACCGCTTCGAAGACCATAGCCCAGAAGGCTGTCGCCTATGGGTTCGAGGGGATACTAGTCGACGGGAACGACGCCATCGCTTCGTACGAGGCCACGAAGTACGCTGTCGACAAGGCGCGCCGGGGAGGCGGCCCGACGCTCATCGAATACTCCACATACAGGATGGGGCCGCACACAACCGCGGAGCTGGTCTCCAACAAGCTGAAGGCCCCTGACGAGGTCGTGGACTGGGAGAAGCGGGGCCCCATCGTCAGGTTCGAAAAGTACCTCAGGTCCAGGGGGCTCCTGGACGACAGGTCGAAGGAAGTGGTGGCCGAGTCCGCACAGGCGAGGTTGAGCGACGCCATCGCCGCCTACCGCAACACCCCGCCCTCTGAGCCGTCGACGATCTTCGACTACACCTTTTCTGCGCTCACCCAGGCCCTCGTCGCCGAGAAGTCCGAGCGTTTCGGCACGGAGCCAAGGCCCGTAGAATCCGCCCCTGAGCCGACTGCCACAGGAGGGAGGCAGGGGGTCAACATCAGGAACGCGGTAAACATGGCCCTGAGAGAGGGGATGCAACGTGACAAGAGGGTGGTGATCTTCGGAGAAGACGTAGCGAAGAACGGAGGCGTCTTCCAGGTGACCCGAGGGCTCTACGACGAGTTCGGGCCCGACAGAGTCTTCGACACCCCGCTCGCCGAGCTGGGCATCGCCGGAATCTTCGTCGGGCTCTCTCTCGGAGGCCTGGTCCCCGTGGCCGAGTTCCAGTTCGACGGCTTCACGTTCCCGGCATTCGATCAGATCTTCAGTCACATCGCCAGGATGAGGAACAGGACCCGAGGAAGGTTCGCAGCCAGAGGGGTGATCAGGTTCCCCTACGGGGCGGGGATAAGGCCCCCCGAGCTTCACTCCGAGTCACCCGAAGCCTACTTCGTGCACACTCCAGGCCTCAAGGTGGTCGTCCCCTCGACCCCTTATGACGCCAAGGGGCTGCTCGCGTCAGCCCTGGTAGATCCCGACCCGGTCGTCTTCATGGAACCCAAGAAGATCTACGACTCTCCCAAGGCCGAGGTCCCTGAAGAGGAGTACATGATCCCCATAGGGAAGGCGAAGGTCACGAGGGAGGGGCGTGACGTCACCCTCGTCTCCTACGGCGCGATGATGATCCCGACTACGCAGGCAGCGGAGGAGCTCCAGGCGGAGCAGTCAGTGTCTGCCGAGGTGGTTGACCTCCGGACTGTCTCTCCGATAGACTTCAACACCGTCCTTGGCTCGGTCAGGAAGACCGGCAGATTGGTGGTCGTCCACGAAGCGCCCCGGACTGCCGGTGTCGGGGCCGAGGTCGCGGCCACAGTGGCGGAGAGGGCATTGGACTACCTGAGGGCGCCCATCAGGAGGATGACTGGCTTCGACATACCAATACCACTCGCGAAGCTCGAGGACTACTACATTCCCAGCAAGGAAGGGATAGCGAAGGCTGCGCTCGAGCTAGTCAGGTACTAG
- a CDS encoding 2-oxo acid dehydrogenase subunit E2, whose translation MEFKLPDLGEGITEGEILKWMTKEGDQVKEDQPIVEVMTDKVNVQIPSPRGGKVTKLLVKEGDVAKVGQTIMVIDDGESGPIVAAPTVQPRQPQQVPAQGAVPPLVSAGQVIASPATRRLARELGVDISALHGSGPAGRVTDEDVKRSASGSVTATMTVPMPPSAVKAGPREEMVPLRGLRRTIADRMSKSLRTTAQVTHVDEADMTELVQLRDAFRGSAEKRGVHLTFLPFFIKALVPALKGFPYANSSLDEQAGNIVLKKYYNIGIATDTEQGLVVPVVRDVDRKDIFELAGEISNLSERARSGQLSLDEVRGSTFTITNVGAIGGLFATPIINIPEVAILGLHKIAKRPVVRDGKIEVRDTTYLSLSFDHRVMDGAYAARFTSKVIDTIQDTKKLLAEVL comes from the coding sequence ATGGAGTTCAAGCTGCCAGACCTGGGAGAAGGGATTACCGAAGGGGAGATACTGAAGTGGATGACGAAGGAAGGGGATCAGGTCAAGGAGGACCAGCCGATAGTGGAGGTCATGACAGACAAGGTGAACGTCCAGATTCCGTCCCCGCGTGGCGGAAAGGTCACGAAGCTGCTTGTGAAAGAGGGCGACGTCGCCAAGGTCGGCCAGACGATAATGGTGATTGACGACGGAGAGTCGGGTCCGATCGTGGCCGCTCCAACCGTTCAGCCCCGTCAGCCTCAACAGGTACCCGCCCAGGGTGCTGTTCCGCCTCTCGTCTCTGCTGGTCAGGTCATCGCCTCCCCGGCGACTCGCAGGCTCGCCAGAGAGCTCGGGGTGGACATCTCGGCTCTCCACGGTTCGGGACCCGCAGGAAGGGTCACAGATGAGGATGTGAAGCGGTCAGCGTCGGGCTCTGTGACAGCAACCATGACAGTCCCCATGCCTCCGTCGGCGGTCAAGGCGGGCCCGAGGGAGGAGATGGTCCCGCTACGGGGACTGAGGAGGACCATCGCCGATCGGATGTCAAAGTCCCTCCGGACAACCGCCCAGGTTACCCACGTGGACGAGGCAGACATGACCGAGCTCGTCCAGCTGCGGGACGCCTTCAGGGGGAGCGCGGAAAAGAGGGGAGTCCACCTGACGTTCCTTCCGTTCTTCATCAAAGCGCTGGTCCCGGCCCTCAAGGGATTCCCCTACGCAAACTCGTCCCTGGACGAGCAGGCAGGCAACATCGTCCTGAAGAAGTACTACAACATCGGGATAGCGACCGACACCGAGCAGGGGCTTGTCGTCCCCGTGGTCAGGGACGTCGATAGGAAAGACATCTTCGAGTTGGCTGGAGAGATCTCGAATCTCTCGGAGAGGGCGAGGAGCGGCCAGCTCTCCCTGGACGAGGTCAGAGGCTCGACCTTCACTATAACCAACGTCGGGGCCATAGGAGGGCTCTTCGCCACCCCGATCATCAACATCCCTGAGGTCGCCATACTCGGGCTCCACAAGATTGCAAAGAGGCCGGTGGTCCGTGACGGGAAGATCGAAGTGAGGGACACTACCTACCTCTCGCTCTCTTTCGACCACAGGGTTATGGACGGCGCCTACGCCGCCAGGTTCACGTCCAAGGTCATAGACACCATCCAGGACACCAAGAAGCTCCTGGCCGAAGTGCTCTAG
- the lpdA gene encoding dihydrolipoyl dehydrogenase, translating into MIEADVAIIGGGPGGYVCAIRAAQLGLKTVVVEADRLGGECLNYGCIPSKSLITVAKLVDRVKDAERFGVKSSGISVDFVQMQKWKGEVVSRLVSGVEGLLRGYHATVLTGEAEVAAAGRLVVTTAKGKEDVAFRNLVIATGTRSSSLPGLEFDGDLVISSKEGLELKGAPGRLMIVGGGAIGLEFASMFQKLGSAITIVEIMDQLLPGSDPEVVRVVHRKLESKGVKIHLKSKVSRIVKKGGEAEVEIESPEGKQSATADRILVSVGRKPRTEKLNLQAIGVQTDSRGYVLTNEKMQTNVPGVYAIGDVRGPPLLAHKASKEGVVAAECIAGLPSAADWKVVPDAVFCDPEVASAGLTEAKAVEAGYQVRKSRFQFAALGRALSAGEPEGFVKIVSNEQDGLVLGVQIVGPEASNLISEAALAIEMGATVEDIALTIHPHPTLPEAIMEASESAAGHPIHQLRS; encoded by the coding sequence ATGATCGAAGCAGATGTCGCAATCATAGGCGGCGGACCAGGGGGTTACGTCTGTGCCATCCGCGCCGCCCAGCTGGGACTGAAGACGGTAGTGGTGGAAGCAGACAGGCTGGGCGGGGAGTGTCTGAACTACGGGTGCATTCCATCGAAGTCGCTCATCACCGTCGCGAAGCTGGTCGACAGGGTGAAGGACGCCGAGAGGTTCGGGGTGAAGTCGTCAGGCATCTCCGTGGACTTCGTCCAGATGCAGAAGTGGAAGGGGGAGGTGGTCTCCAGGCTCGTGAGCGGGGTGGAGGGCCTCCTCAGGGGGTACCACGCCACCGTCTTGACCGGAGAGGCGGAGGTCGCGGCCGCCGGGAGGCTTGTGGTAACGACGGCGAAGGGAAAGGAGGATGTCGCCTTCAGGAATCTCGTGATAGCGACCGGGACGAGGTCATCGAGCCTCCCCGGCTTGGAATTCGACGGCGACCTGGTCATAAGTTCGAAGGAGGGCCTCGAACTAAAAGGGGCCCCGGGCCGACTCATGATAGTAGGAGGAGGTGCCATCGGCCTGGAGTTCGCTTCGATGTTCCAGAAACTTGGGAGCGCCATCACCATCGTCGAGATAATGGACCAGCTGCTCCCGGGGAGCGACCCAGAAGTGGTCAGGGTAGTCCACAGGAAGCTCGAGTCGAAAGGGGTGAAGATCCATCTGAAGTCCAAGGTGTCACGCATCGTGAAGAAAGGAGGAGAGGCCGAAGTAGAGATAGAGTCCCCAGAAGGGAAGCAGAGCGCCACTGCCGACAGGATTCTGGTGAGCGTTGGTCGAAAGCCTAGGACAGAGAAGCTGAACCTCCAGGCCATAGGGGTACAGACCGACTCCAGGGGGTATGTGCTTACCAACGAAAAGATGCAGACCAACGTCCCGGGGGTCTATGCTATCGGAGATGTGAGGGGACCACCACTCCTCGCCCACAAGGCGTCCAAGGAAGGGGTCGTGGCGGCCGAGTGCATAGCGGGGCTCCCTTCGGCAGCGGACTGGAAGGTGGTCCCTGACGCGGTCTTCTGCGACCCAGAAGTCGCCAGCGCGGGGCTGACAGAAGCCAAGGCCGTCGAGGCGGGCTATCAGGTCAGGAAGAGCAGGTTCCAATTCGCTGCCCTTGGAAGGGCGCTGTCAGCCGGAGAACCCGAAGGCTTCGTGAAGATAGTCTCCAACGAGCAGGACGGGCTCGTGCTGGGAGTCCAGATCGTGGGCCCCGAGGCGTCGAACCTGATAAGTGAAGCTGCCCTCGCCATCGAAATGGGGGCGACCGTCGAAGACATCGCCCTGACCATCCACCCCCACCCGACCCTCCCAGAGGCGATAATGGAGGCGTCCGAGTCCGCGGCTGGCCATCCGATACATCAGCTCAGGTCATGA
- a CDS encoding aldehyde dehydrogenase family protein, protein MPKGSSSKKSARKVTYVTLFADESLDPRYESALGRLEPHLGERHPMYIGGKEVWSAAGEFEHRSPIDTSIVVGRFQVGTREHAKASIEAARKGFATWSSKPWQERVRVMERYAKLIDERKFDIAAAITYEVGKNRLEALAECWEAMDAVRYYVGVMRREKGYCIKMGPGGPGERNLDVLKPFGVWPVISPFNFPFMLANGMAMGALITGNSVVLKPTSEAPLTGLMLYQLYVDAGVSEGAVNFVTGPGGAFEDEFVTSPDVDGIAFTGSREVGMRLFRRFHSEQPYPKPILLEMGSKNPTIVTAKADISRAVEGTVRAAFGYGGQKCSATSRVYVQKEVKDKFIEVLKERVEKVVVGDPREKQTFMGPVINAKAVETFRKAVEDAKQLGGRAVAGGRVLDASKGFYVSPTVVADVPEDSRLVRDELFVPFVVVNGFSSLDEALSRANATDYGLTAGIFSRDPREIKRFFGTIGFGVTYANRSGGSTTGAWPGAQSFTGWKASGVTGKGMGSPFYLLNFLRDQSQTDVR, encoded by the coding sequence ATGCCAAAAGGTTCCTCCTCAAAGAAGTCCGCCAGAAAGGTCACCTACGTAACGCTCTTCGCAGACGAGAGCCTTGACCCCAGGTACGAGTCGGCCCTCGGGCGCCTCGAGCCGCACCTCGGAGAGAGACACCCGATGTATATCGGGGGAAAGGAGGTCTGGTCGGCTGCCGGGGAGTTCGAGCACCGGAGCCCCATCGATACTTCCATAGTCGTCGGCAGGTTCCAGGTGGGGACCAGAGAGCACGCGAAGGCCTCCATCGAGGCGGCCAGGAAGGGGTTCGCGACCTGGAGTTCGAAACCCTGGCAGGAGAGGGTCAGGGTCATGGAGAGGTACGCCAAGCTAATCGACGAGAGAAAGTTCGACATCGCAGCCGCCATAACATACGAGGTGGGGAAGAACAGGCTCGAGGCCCTCGCCGAGTGCTGGGAAGCAATGGACGCGGTAAGATACTACGTCGGGGTCATGCGGAGGGAAAAGGGGTACTGCATCAAGATGGGACCTGGCGGCCCTGGGGAGCGGAATCTCGACGTCCTGAAGCCCTTCGGGGTCTGGCCCGTCATCTCCCCGTTCAACTTTCCTTTCATGCTTGCCAACGGGATGGCAATGGGGGCCCTAATCACCGGCAACTCGGTCGTCCTCAAGCCGACCAGTGAGGCGCCGCTCACCGGGTTGATGCTCTACCAGTTGTACGTGGACGCCGGGGTCTCCGAAGGCGCTGTGAACTTCGTCACCGGCCCGGGCGGTGCGTTCGAGGACGAGTTCGTCACTAGCCCGGACGTCGACGGTATAGCTTTCACAGGCTCCAGGGAAGTCGGGATGAGACTTTTCAGGCGCTTCCATTCTGAGCAACCCTACCCGAAGCCGATTCTTCTCGAAATGGGGAGCAAGAACCCGACCATAGTGACGGCGAAGGCAGATATCTCCAGGGCGGTGGAGGGAACCGTCCGGGCGGCTTTCGGTTACGGCGGGCAGAAGTGCAGCGCCACTTCTAGGGTATATGTCCAAAAAGAGGTGAAGGACAAGTTCATCGAGGTGCTGAAGGAGCGGGTAGAGAAGGTCGTGGTGGGTGACCCGCGGGAGAAACAGACCTTCATGGGCCCCGTCATCAACGCCAAGGCGGTCGAGACCTTCAGGAAGGCGGTTGAGGATGCGAAACAGTTGGGAGGAAGAGCTGTGGCCGGCGGCCGGGTCTTGGACGCCTCCAAGGGGTTTTACGTCTCCCCCACGGTCGTGGCTGACGTCCCCGAAGACAGCAGGCTGGTCAGGGACGAACTATTCGTCCCATTCGTAGTAGTGAACGGGTTCAGTTCACTCGACGAGGCTTTGTCCAGGGCGAACGCCACCGACTACGGCCTCACGGCAGGGATATTCTCAAGGGACCCCAGGGAAATCAAGAGGTTCTTCGGCACCATCGGCTTCGGCGTCACTTACGCCAACAGGAGTGGCGGGTCGACCACCGGGGCATGGCCCGGCGCACAGTCATTCACGGGGTGGAAGGCGAGCGGCGTGACTGGGAAGGGGATGGGAAGCCCATTCTATCTTCTCAACTTCCTCAGGGACCAGTCCCAGACCGATGTCAGGTAG
- a CDS encoding 30S ribosomal protein S19, with amino-acid sequence MPKEFRYRGKSMEELNAMSTEALLELLPSRARRSLNRGVSEEKRKLLEDARALKDGKTEGQIKTHARDMIVLPTMVGLTIAVHNGREFVPLEVKPEMIGRYLGEYVITNKKVVHGTPGIGASRSSLYVPLK; translated from the coding sequence ATGCCCAAGGAGTTCAGGTACAGGGGGAAGTCGATGGAAGAACTCAACGCAATGTCTACCGAGGCCCTTCTCGAGCTTCTGCCGTCCAGGGCCAGGCGCTCCCTCAACAGGGGAGTGTCCGAAGAGAAGAGAAAGCTGCTGGAAGACGCCCGGGCCCTGAAGGATGGGAAGACGGAAGGACAGATCAAGACCCATGCGAGGGACATGATAGTACTACCGACCATGGTCGGGCTCACCATCGCCGTACACAACGGGCGGGAGTTCGTCCCGCTCGAGGTGAAGCCGGAGATGATCGGGAGGTACCTTGGGGAGTACGTGATCACCAACAAGAAGGTCGTGCACGGCACCCCCGGAATCGGCGCGAGCCGGTCAAGCCTCTACGTGCCTTTGAAGTGA
- the lipB gene encoding lipoyl(octanoyl) transferase LipB → MNGYLLDFERMEYGGALELQRELAAKRARGEIPDSLVLVEHPHVITLGRKTSPTNIKPQSIPVFQVERGGDATYHGPGQLVGYPIVLLADHDVRRHVRNIEQSVIDTVRDYGIVGERVEGHPGIWVEGKKLASIGVAVTDWVTYHGFALNVNTELGFFELIRPCGLDPSTMTSMQKILGHPIPLDDVKAHFAREYSNVFGVQLVHQHLVREG, encoded by the coding sequence ATGAACGGATACCTCCTCGACTTCGAGAGGATGGAGTACGGCGGGGCCCTAGAGCTTCAAAGGGAACTCGCTGCGAAACGAGCCAGGGGGGAGATACCAGACTCCCTCGTCCTGGTGGAGCACCCTCATGTCATAACCCTCGGTCGCAAGACATCTCCGACCAACATCAAGCCCCAGAGCATCCCTGTCTTCCAGGTCGAAAGGGGCGGGGACGCGACCTATCACGGCCCGGGCCAGCTCGTGGGATATCCCATAGTCCTCCTCGCGGACCACGATGTCCGGAGGCACGTCCGCAACATCGAGCAGTCAGTCATCGACACCGTCCGAGACTATGGGATCGTCGGCGAGAGGGTGGAGGGCCATCCGGGTATCTGGGTCGAAGGAAAGAAGCTGGCGTCCATAGGGGTGGCGGTCACGGACTGGGTGACCTACCACGGCTTCGCGCTGAACGTCAACACCGAGCTCGGGTTTTTCGAACTCATCAGGCCTTGTGGCCTCGACCCCTCGACCATGACTTCGATGCAGAAGATCCTCGGGCACCCAATCCCCCTGGACGATGTCAAGGCCCACTTCGCCAGGGAATACTCGAACGTCTTCGGGGTCCAGCTGGTCCACCAGCACCTTGTGAGAGAAGGTTAG